One part of the Carassius gibelio isolate Cgi1373 ecotype wild population from Czech Republic chromosome B6, carGib1.2-hapl.c, whole genome shotgun sequence genome encodes these proteins:
- the LOC127959609 gene encoding GRAM domain-containing protein 2B-like codes for MITVILMEKHLVFEDEVQCKSRNDAARPMCSVPPHQQTNESVLLRQYAEIIDEEEGDKMTRPDTFISLDAEADVSARRRKPTLVRSKTFDPSLLLQVQSDSESKCERRKPQSCQSLRTNIQYHKVFKDISEDEQLRQSYTCALQKDILYQGRLFVSDNWICFHSKVFGKDTKIAIPVASVTVIKKTKTAILVPNALVISTALERHVFVSFLSRDTTYKVLMSVCPHLVEKSPGISQIPSQSLRGHPVSLPTDFAADLSDLDGPVRQTGQHMDDSSSSDCPESPDFVKTPKFPKRSQAFIEVAKRESELDSHPQQETNTTANLPYTGSTGSELEFMKTLRPVSLSLNALLLIYLSLVCVLLLSSCYMAFKIVSLEERLTSLVSMEFPQKRDEYQSLFSGETAEFYSVLSASLLKLEKIHRNLQRLLETVSEV; via the exons ATGATCACAGTCATCCTGATGGAGAAACATCTGGTTTTTGAGGACGAGGTTCAGTGCAAGAGCAGAAACGATGCTGCGAGACCGATGTGCTCCGTTCCTCCACATCAGCAGACGAACGAGAGTGTGTTACTGCG TCAGTACGCTGAAATCATAGACGAGGAGGAAGGCGACAAGATGACGAGACCTGATACTTTCATCTCACTGGATGCTGAGGCTGACGTCTCTGCGAGGAGAAGAAAACCAACCCTCGTCAG ATCCAAAACATTTGATCCGTCACTACTCCTGCAAGTCCAGAGTGACTCCGAATCAAAGTGTGAACGCAGGAAACCTCAGTCCTGTCAG TCTCTGCGCACTAATATCCAGTACCACAAAGTTTTTAAAGACATAAGTGAAGATGAACAACTGAGGCAGA GTTACACATGCGCGCTGCAGAAGGACATTCTGTACCAAGGAAGGCTGTTTGTGTCCGATAACTGGATCTGTTTCCATTCCAAAGTGTTCGGGAAAGACACTAAG ATTGCGATTCCAGTTGCTTCAGTAACAGTGATCAAGAAAACAAAAACTGCCATCTTGGTGCCAAATGCACTGGTTATTTCTACAGCACTCGAGCGG CATGTGTTCGTTTCGTTTCTGTCTCGAGACACAACCTACAAGGTTTTGATGTCTGTGTGCCCTCATCTGGTT GAGAAGAGTCCTGGGATCAGTCAAATCCCGTCCCAGAGTCTGAGAGGACATCCAGTGTCTCTGCCCACG GATTTCGCTGCAGATCTGTCAGATTTGGACGGTCCGGTCAGACAGACGGGTCAGCACATGGATGACAGCAGCAGCTCGGACTGTCCCGAGTCACCGGACTTCGTCAAAACCCCGA aattcCCGAAACGATCCCAAGCTTTCATTGAAGTGGCTAAAAGAGAGAGTGAACTGGATTCTCACCCACAACAAGAAACCAACACCACTGCAAACTTACCATACactg GTTCTACAGGATCAGAGCTGGAGTTCATGAAGACGCTGCGGcccgtgtctctctctctgaacgCTCTGCTGTTGATCTATCTGTCTCT GGTTTGTGTCCTGCTGTTGTCCTCCTGTTACATGGCGTTTAAGATCGTGTCTCTTGAGGAGCGTCTGACATCTCTCGTGTCAATGGAGTTTCCCCAGAAAAG AGATGAATATCAAAGTCTGTTTTCTGGAGAAACAGCTGAGTTCTACTCGGTTCTTTCTGCAAGTCTTCTGAAGCTGGAAAAG ATCCACAGAAACCTGCAGAGACTGCTGGAGACCGTGTCTGAGGTCTGA
- the LOC127959618 gene encoding protein phosphatase 1 regulatory inhibitor subunit 16B, which translates to MANHLELLTELQQLDKVPSLERLRAAQKRRTQQLKRWAVYEKEMQNKKRKADKRRGHGNLRENCRRVSFAASIALLEASARNDPDEVRYLLKNNLSPDLCNEDGLTALHQSCIDNYEDMVRILLNHGATVNAQDNELWTPLHAAATCGHTGLVKILIQQ; encoded by the exons atggccAATCACCTGGAGCTACTGACGGAGCTGCAACAGCTGGATAAGGTTCCCAGTCTGGAACGGCTCCGGGCCGCACAGAAGCGTCGCACGCAGCAGCTCAAGCGATGGGCCGTCTACGAGAAGGAAATGCAGAACAAGAAGCGCAAGGCCGACAAACGGCGCGGTCACGGGAACCTGCGGGAGAACTGCAGGAGGGTTTCGTTTGCGGCGAGCATCGCTCTGCTGGAGGCCTCTGCGAGGAACGATCCGGATGAAG TGCGATATCTGCTGAAGAACAACTTGAGTCCTGATCTGTGTAACGAAGACGGACTGACCGCCCTGCaccag agTTGTATTGATAACTACGAGGATATGGTGCGGATCCTGCTGAATCACGGAGCCACGGTCAACGCTCAGGACAATGAGCTCTGGACACCACTCCATGCTGCAGCCACGTGTGGACACACAGGCCTCGTCAAGATCCTCATCcagcagtga